A segment of the Candidatus Microthrix subdominans genome:
CACTGCACATCTGCTCGTGGGCATGCAGCTGCCATGAAGTCGGCGGTTGCCGGGTTGAAGGCGTTGCCGCTCCAGTTGTTGAAGTGGTTGGCGATCACCAGCGGCGCACGGTTGCCGGTGATCACGAAGTCGAGCACTGCGTCGTAGACCTCCGTCGTGCGTGCCCGCATGCTGGGCGCGTCTTCGGGTCGGTTCTTGCCGCCGTTGAACTGCAACCACAGGTTGTAATCCAGGGTGAGGGTGCGGTCGCCGTCGAAGTACACGGTGGAGATGGGGAATTCCCAGAGTCCCTCATCGATGGTTGGCCACTCGACGCCGGTAGCGATGGCGCTGGAGTCGTAGCGGTACCCGCGCTCCCGCAGCGCCGGCGTCAGCGCCTCCTTCCGATACTCCAAACATGGCGCCCGGAATCCCTCGACCGAGTTGGGGTCGGCGAGCAGCGGTTCGCCGATCAGCTCGGGCGCTCGGTCTCGAGCTCGTTCGAAGAAGGCGGTGAACTGGTCCAGTTCGTGACCCCATTGGTCGGCGGACCAGGTGGCACCCACCTCGGTCGACATCCCCTTGCAAAGATGGCCCACAGCGTGGTTGCCGAGTTCGTGGCCCTCGTCGACGGCCCGGTTGAGGTTGGTCAACAGGGTGGCCAGTTGCTCATCGCTCTTCGAGAACGCCACGTCGGCCATGCCCGGCGGGTTACCGGGTGGGGTGTAGTCGGTCCGGGACGCCTCCGGGACGAAATAGGTGCCGGTCATGAACACGGTGAACGCCGCCTGGGATGCCTTGGCTGTATCGAGGAACAGCTGCCAGCGTTCCTTGTAGCCCCCTCCGTCAAAGGAGAACACCACGAATTGGGGCGGGCGCTCGCCGGGCTCGAAGCGGCGCATCCACGGCCGAACAGGAGCCCCTTGGGCTTGGGTCGCCGAAAGAGCCTTCGATGTCGGTTTTGAGGCGCCGTCCGCCGGCTTCGGGACGTTGGCCCCTGTCGCAGCTACCTCGCCCGGTTCGGCGCGCGTTGAGCCAACGATGCCGATGGCAAGAACAGTCACGGCAACGATGCCCAGCGCAGCAACCCATGCCGTGGATCTGCTCAGGTGGGAGCCTGGGGTCGGGTGGTCGATTGGCAGGTCTCCATTTTCCAAGCCGGGCCAGACGTCGGCGCTGACACCACATGTGGCCAAGGGCGGACACATGATACTCGGGCTACATCGAGGGTTGAGCAGCGGGACTCACGAGCCCTGGGTCGAAAGCGAACCGCCAATGGGCTACGAACGGGTCACCAAACCTACGATGATGGGCATGGAAACCCGCCAACCGGAAACGGAATGCTCGTGCGCATTGAGGATCTGAAGCAGCGCCACGTCGACACAGGC
Coding sequences within it:
- a CDS encoding polysaccharide deacetylase family protein; translated protein: MRRFEPGERPPQFVVFSFDGGGYKERWQLFLDTAKASQAAFTVFMTGTYFVPEASRTDYTPPGNPPGMADVAFSKSDEQLATLLTNLNRAVDEGHELGNHAVGHLCKGMSTEVGATWSADQWGHELDQFTAFFERARDRAPELIGEPLLADPNSVEGFRAPCLEYRKEALTPALRERGYRYDSSAIATGVEWPTIDEGLWEFPISTVYFDGDRTLTLDYNLWLQFNGGKNRPEDAPSMRARTTEVYDAVLDFVITGNRAPLVIANHFNNWSGNAFNPATADFMAAACPRADVQCVPFTTVVDWLELQTPGYLDAMRAEPTGYIDIPTT